The Pseudomonas extremaustralis genome contains a region encoding:
- the cobT gene encoding nicotinate-nucleotide--dimethylbenzimidazole phosphoribosyltransferase, with amino-acid sequence MTDTWWLNPCKAIDAHAYEQALARQQQLTKPAGSLGRLEALAVQLAGLQGQVKPAVERLWIAIFAGDHGVVAEGVSAYPQEVTGQMLQNFVSGGAAISVLARQLDAQLEVVDLGTVDLSLDLPGVRHLHIGAGTANFAKGAAMTEAQGRLALQAGRDSVLRARESGAQLFIGGEMGIGNTTAASALACALLDCPASDLTGPGTGLDAQGVNHKVAVIERALALHAAQRGDALHTLFNLGGFEIAALVGAYLACAQEGVVVLVDGFICTVAALVASRMNPACRQWLVFGHRGAEPGHRHVLHCLDAQPLLELGLRLGEGSGAALAVPLLRLACALHGQMATFAEAAVADRPA; translated from the coding sequence ATGACGGACACCTGGTGGCTCAATCCCTGTAAGGCCATTGACGCTCACGCGTACGAACAAGCCCTGGCGCGTCAGCAGCAATTGACCAAGCCCGCCGGCTCCCTGGGGCGGCTGGAAGCGCTGGCGGTGCAGTTGGCCGGTTTGCAGGGCCAGGTCAAACCGGCGGTGGAGCGGTTGTGGATCGCCATCTTTGCTGGCGATCACGGCGTGGTCGCGGAGGGGGTGTCGGCGTATCCCCAGGAGGTCACCGGCCAGATGCTGCAGAACTTCGTCAGCGGCGGCGCGGCCATCAGCGTGTTGGCGCGCCAACTGGACGCGCAGTTGGAAGTGGTCGACCTCGGCACCGTTGACCTGTCCCTGGATTTGCCCGGTGTGCGCCATCTGCATATCGGTGCGGGCACCGCCAACTTCGCCAAGGGCGCGGCAATGACCGAGGCCCAGGGACGATTGGCCTTGCAGGCCGGGCGGGACAGCGTGCTGCGCGCCCGCGAGAGCGGTGCGCAATTGTTTATCGGCGGCGAGATGGGCATCGGCAACACCACCGCCGCCAGCGCGCTGGCGTGCGCCTTGCTCGATTGCCCGGCCAGCGACCTGACCGGTCCGGGCACCGGGTTGGATGCCCAGGGGGTCAACCACAAGGTGGCGGTGATCGAACGCGCCCTGGCGTTGCATGCCGCCCAGCGCGGTGATGCATTGCACACCCTGTTCAACCTCGGCGGCTTTGAGATCGCGGCGTTGGTGGGGGCCTATCTGGCCTGCGCCCAGGAGGGCGTCGTGGTGCTGGTGGACGGGTTTATCTGCACCGTTGCCGCGCTGGTCGCGTCACGTATGAATCCGGCCTGTCGCCAGTGGCTGGTGTTCGGCCATCGTGGCGCCGAGCCTGGCCATCGTCACGTATTGCACTGCCTCGACGCGCAGCCGCTGCTGGAGCTGGGCCTGCGCCTGGGCGAAGGCAGTGGCGCGGCTCTCGCCGTACCGCTGCTGCGCCTGGCGTGCGCGTTGCACGGACAGATGGCGACCTTCGCCGAAGCGGCCGTGGCGGATCGCCCCGCATGA
- a CDS encoding adenosylcobinamide-GDP ribazoletransferase, with product MLPFWIALQFLSSLPIRLPGMPQPQELGRSLLFYPLVGVLFGVLLWGLNIALMGAPLLLHAALLLTAWVLLSGGLHLDGLADSADAWLGGFGDRERTLSIMKDPRSGPIAVVTLGLVLLLKFTALVALIEQHNGAALILAPLIGRASMLALFLTTRYVRVGGLGQALSDHLPRIVGQQVLILSGLACILIGGFSGGIAVLLAALCFMGLRQLMINRLGGTTGDTAGALLELLEVAVLVGLAL from the coding sequence ATGCTGCCGTTCTGGATCGCCCTGCAATTTCTCAGCAGCCTGCCGATTCGCCTGCCGGGCATGCCGCAGCCCCAGGAATTGGGGCGTTCGCTGCTGTTTTATCCGCTGGTTGGCGTGTTGTTCGGCGTGCTGCTGTGGGGCCTGAACATCGCGTTGATGGGGGCGCCGTTGTTGCTGCACGCCGCGCTGTTGCTGACCGCCTGGGTGCTGCTCAGTGGCGGACTGCACCTCGACGGCCTGGCGGACAGCGCCGATGCCTGGCTCGGAGGCTTTGGCGACCGTGAGCGCACCCTCAGCATCATGAAGGACCCGCGCAGCGGGCCGATCGCAGTGGTCACCCTGGGTCTGGTGTTGCTGCTCAAGTTCACCGCGTTGGTGGCATTGATCGAGCAGCACAACGGTGCGGCATTGATCCTGGCACCCTTGATCGGCCGGGCGTCGATGCTGGCGTTGTTTCTGACCACCCGCTATGTGCGCGTCGGAGGACTGGGCCAGGCATTGTCGGATCATTTGCCACGGATCGTCGGCCAACAGGTACTGATCCTCAGCGGTCTGGCGTGTATCTTGATCGGCGGCTTCAGTGGCGGGATCGCGGTGTTGCTCGCTGCGCTGTGCTTTATGGGCTTGCGCCAACTGATGATCAATCGGCTCGGCGGCACCACGGGCGACACCGCTGGCGCACTGCTGGAGCTGCTGGAGGTCGCGGTGTTGGTCGGCCTGGCTCTGTAA
- the rmuC gene encoding DNA recombination protein RmuC, producing MLEERLTIAQLAQEGLTAQLDASRDEISDLSQANAAKQADLAAVRREVELLQIDRDNARDAAHAWNLDRSAKETELRRLDALSAALRAELREQQESHQQRLADLQGSRDELRAQFAELAGKIFDEREQRFAETSQERLGQLLDPLKERIQSFEKRVEESYQNEARERFSLAKELERLQQLNLRLSDEATNLTRALKGQKTQGNWGELILERVLEHAGLEKGREYQTQVSLKGPDGERFQPDVLIMLPGDKQVVVDSKVSLTAYQQYVAADDEVIGQAALKQHVLSLRNHVKGLAGKDYKRLEGLHSLDFVLLFVPIEAAFSAALQAEPNLFQEAFDRHIVIVSPTTLLATLRVIDSLWKQERQSQNAREIAERAGWLYDKFVLFIQDLDEVGNRLQQLDKAYSSARNKLTDGRGNLVSRTEQLRLLGARASKSLPADLLERAMTDADGVAHLPEEPSPL from the coding sequence TTGCTCGAAGAGCGTTTGACCATCGCGCAACTGGCCCAGGAAGGCCTGACCGCCCAGTTGGATGCCAGTCGCGACGAGATCAGCGATCTGAGCCAGGCCAATGCTGCCAAGCAAGCCGATCTGGCTGCCGTGCGCCGTGAAGTCGAACTGCTGCAGATCGATCGCGACAACGCCCGCGACGCTGCCCATGCCTGGAACCTCGACCGCAGCGCCAAGGAAACCGAATTACGCCGTCTCGATGCATTGTCTGCCGCCTTGCGTGCCGAGTTGCGCGAGCAACAGGAAAGCCATCAACAGCGCCTCGCCGACCTGCAGGGCTCGCGGGACGAGTTGCGTGCACAGTTCGCCGAGCTGGCCGGCAAGATCTTCGACGAGCGCGAGCAGCGGTTCGCCGAAACCAGTCAGGAGCGCCTCGGGCAGTTGCTCGACCCGCTGAAGGAACGCATCCAGTCCTTTGAAAAACGCGTGGAAGAAAGCTATCAGAATGAAGCCCGCGAGCGCTTTTCCCTGGCCAAGGAGCTAGAGCGCCTGCAGCAATTGAACCTGCGTCTGTCGGACGAAGCCACCAACCTCACCCGCGCCCTCAAGGGGCAGAAAACCCAGGGCAACTGGGGTGAACTGATCCTCGAACGCGTGCTGGAACATGCCGGCCTGGAGAAAGGCCGTGAGTATCAGACCCAGGTCAGCCTCAAGGGGCCGGACGGTGAGCGCTTCCAGCCGGACGTGTTGATCATGTTGCCTGGCGACAAGCAGGTAGTGGTGGATTCCAAGGTCAGCCTGACGGCTTACCAGCAGTATGTAGCGGCGGACGATGAAGTGATCGGCCAGGCGGCCTTGAAGCAGCATGTGCTGTCCCTGCGTAATCACGTCAAAGGCTTGGCCGGCAAGGATTACAAACGCCTGGAGGGGCTGCACAGCCTGGATTTCGTCTTGTTGTTCGTGCCGATCGAAGCGGCGTTTTCTGCGGCGTTGCAGGCCGAACCCAATCTGTTCCAGGAAGCGTTCGACCGTCATATCGTCATCGTCAGCCCTACCACGCTGCTCGCTACCTTGCGCGTGATCGATAGTCTGTGGAAGCAGGAACGCCAGAGCCAGAACGCTCGGGAAATCGCCGAGCGCGCCGGTTGGCTGTACGACAAGTTCGTGCTGTTTATCCAGGACTTGGATGAAGTGGGTAATCGCTTACAGCAGTTGGATAAGGCATACAGCTCTGCGCGGAACAAGCTGACAGATGGACGCGGGAATCTGGTCAGTCGCACCGAACAATTGAGATTGCTCGGCGCCCGCGCCAGTAAAAGCCTGCCGGCCGATCTGCTGGAACGGGCGATGACCGATGCCGACGGCGTGGCGCACCTGCCTGAAGAACCGAGCCCGTTGTAG
- a CDS encoding cobyric acid synthase — MSTLMVQGTTSDAGKSTLVTALCRWLVRQGVAVVPFKPQNMALNSAVTADGGEIGRAQAVQAQAANLVPHTDMNPVLLKPNSDTGSQVIIHGRAVTSMNAVAYHDYKAIAMQAVLASHARLSERFPVVMVEGAGSPAEINLRANDIANMGFAEAVDCPVLLIADINRGGVFAHLVGTLELLSPSEQARVKGFIINRFRGDIALLQPGLDWLQARTGKPVVGVLPYVMDLHLEAEDGIDRRQIDKSADVLKVVVPVLPRISNHTDFDPLRLHPQVDVQFIGPGQPIPAADLIILPGSKSVRADLAYLRANGWDTAVARHLRYGGKVLGICGGLQMLGEHVHDPLGLEGPAGSSVGLGLLAFSTTLEEEKQLRNVRGRLLLENVEVSGYEIHAGVTSGDALSNPAVYLDDGRHDGARSVDGQILGTYLHGLFETPAACSALLRWAGLQDVQEVDYHALRERDIERLADLVEQHLDTDLLRTLCGVASCTN, encoded by the coding sequence ATGAGCACATTGATGGTGCAGGGCACTACTTCCGACGCCGGCAAAAGTACCCTGGTGACCGCGCTGTGCCGCTGGCTGGTGCGCCAGGGCGTGGCGGTGGTGCCGTTCAAGCCGCAGAACATGGCGCTCAACAGTGCCGTCACCGCCGACGGTGGCGAAATCGGCCGCGCCCAGGCAGTGCAGGCCCAGGCGGCCAATCTGGTGCCCCATACCGACATGAACCCGGTGCTGCTCAAGCCCAACAGTGACACCGGCTCCCAAGTGATCATCCACGGGCGCGCCGTGACCAGCATGAACGCGGTGGCCTATCACGACTACAAAGCTATCGCGATGCAGGCGGTACTGGCTTCCCACGCACGCTTGAGCGAACGCTTCCCGGTGGTGATGGTGGAAGGCGCGGGCTCTCCGGCGGAGATCAATCTGCGCGCCAATGACATCGCCAATATGGGCTTCGCCGAAGCGGTGGACTGCCCGGTGCTGCTGATCGCCGATATCAATCGCGGCGGGGTGTTCGCCCATCTGGTCGGCACCCTGGAACTGCTGTCCCCCAGCGAACAGGCGCGGGTCAAGGGCTTTATCATCAACCGTTTTCGCGGCGACATTGCTCTGTTGCAACCGGGGCTGGATTGGCTGCAGGCACGCACTGGCAAACCGGTGGTGGGCGTGCTGCCCTACGTGATGGACCTGCACCTGGAAGCCGAGGACGGCATCGACCGGCGCCAGATCGACAAGTCGGCCGATGTGCTCAAGGTGGTGGTGCCGGTGTTGCCGCGCATCAGCAACCACACCGATTTCGATCCGCTGCGCCTGCACCCGCAGGTGGATGTGCAATTCATCGGACCGGGCCAGCCGATACCGGCCGCCGACCTGATCATCCTCCCAGGCTCGAAAAGCGTGCGCGCCGACCTCGCCTACCTACGCGCCAATGGCTGGGACACTGCGGTGGCGCGGCATTTGCGCTATGGCGGCAAGGTCCTGGGGATTTGCGGTGGCCTGCAGATGCTCGGCGAGCACGTGCACGACCCGCTGGGCCTGGAAGGGCCGGCCGGCTCCAGCGTGGGTTTGGGGTTGCTGGCGTTCAGCACGACCCTGGAAGAAGAGAAGCAATTGCGCAATGTGCGTGGGCGTTTACTGCTGGAGAATGTCGAGGTCAGCGGGTATGAGATCCATGCGGGCGTGACGTCCGGCGACGCCCTGTCGAACCCCGCCGTGTACCTCGACGACGGTCGCCATGACGGCGCCCGGAGCGTGGATGGGCAGATCCTCGGTACGTATCTGCACGGTCTGTTCGAGACCCCGGCAGCGTGCAGTGCGCTGTTGCGCTGGGCCGGGTTGCAGGACGTGCAGGAGGTGGACTACCACGCCCTGCGCGAGCGCGATATCGAGCGTCTGGCGGACCTGGTGGAACAGCACCTGGATACCGATCTGTTGCGCACATTGTGTGGGGTCGCGTCATGCACCAACTGA
- a CDS encoding YbaN family protein gives MGNRSLLLRYVLLSIGWLSVALGVIGIFLPVLPTTPFLLLAAACFARSSPRFYHWLVQHPHLGPWIRDYLDGNGIPLKGKVYAIGLMWLSIGFSCYLVPLPWARGFMLTSGGLVTIYILRQKTLPPR, from the coding sequence ATGGGCAATCGCTCGCTGCTCCTGCGTTACGTGCTGCTGTCCATCGGTTGGTTGAGCGTAGCGTTGGGAGTGATCGGCATTTTCCTGCCGGTATTGCCGACCACCCCCTTTCTACTGCTCGCCGCCGCCTGCTTCGCCCGAAGCTCCCCACGGTTCTACCACTGGCTGGTGCAACACCCGCACCTGGGGCCCTGGATTCGTGACTACCTGGACGGCAACGGCATCCCGCTCAAAGGCAAGGTCTACGCCATCGGCCTGATGTGGCTGAGCATCGGCTTTTCCTGCTACCTGGTGCCATTGCCCTGGGCACGTGGTTTCATGTTGACCAGCGGCGGATTAGTAACAATTTATATCCTGCGCCAGAAAACCCTGCCGCCGCGCTAA
- the cobU gene encoding bifunctional adenosylcobinamide kinase/adenosylcobinamide-phosphate guanylyltransferase — protein sequence MHQLILGGARSGKSRLAEKLAGDSGLPVIYIATSQPLDGEMNARVALHRQRRPDHWGLIEEPLELARVLRENAAPGRCLLVDCLTLWLTNLLMLEDPARLAFERDQLLETLASLPGEIIFVSNETGLGVVPLGELTRRYVDEAGWLHQALAERCQRVVLTVAGLPLTLKGTAL from the coding sequence ATGCACCAACTGATCCTCGGCGGTGCCCGTTCCGGCAAAAGCCGCCTCGCCGAAAAGCTCGCCGGTGACAGCGGTTTGCCCGTCATCTATATCGCCACCAGCCAGCCGCTGGACGGCGAAATGAATGCACGCGTGGCCTTGCACCGCCAGCGCCGCCCTGACCATTGGGGGTTGATCGAAGAGCCGCTCGAGCTGGCGCGGGTGCTACGGGAAAATGCCGCCCCCGGTCGCTGCCTGCTGGTGGATTGCCTGACCCTGTGGCTGACCAATCTGCTGATGCTCGAAGACCCCGCACGCCTGGCCTTTGAGCGCGATCAATTGCTGGAAACCCTGGCTTCGCTGCCGGGTGAAATTATTTTTGTCAGCAACGAGACCGGTCTGGGTGTCGTGCCGCTGGGCGAATTGACTCGCCGTTATGTGGATGAAGCCGGTTGGCTGCATCAAGCCTTGGCCGAGCGATGTCAGCGCGTTGTCCTGACGGTTGCCGGCCTGCCCCTGACTTTGAAAGGTACTGCGTTATGA
- a CDS encoding MFS transporter, with amino-acid sequence MTSMWRTSGWVLLGSALILALSLGVRHGFGLFLAPMSSEFGWGRETFAFAIALQNLIWGLAQPFTGALADRFGATKAVFVGGVLYAVGLVLMGMSDSAWSLSLSAGLLIGIGLSGTSFSVILGVVGRAVAPEKRSMAMGIASAAGSFGQFAMVPGTLGLISWLGWSAALLALGLMVALILPLVAMLKDRPLPVTAGQQTLREALKEACSHSGFWLLAFGFFVCGFQVVFIGVHLPAYLVDQHLPATVGTTVLALIGLFNIFGTYTAGWLGGRISKPRLLTGLYLLRAVVIVLFLWAPVTQASAYLFGMAMGFLWLSTVPLTNGTVATLFGVRNLSMLGGIVFLFHQLGSFLGGWLGGVVYDRTGNYDLIWQMAILLSLLAAALNWPVRERPVARLQVQMEAA; translated from the coding sequence ATGACCTCGATGTGGCGCACCAGTGGCTGGGTGCTTTTGGGCAGTGCGCTGATCCTGGCGTTGTCGTTGGGCGTGCGGCATGGTTTCGGCTTGTTCCTGGCGCCGATGAGCAGCGAATTCGGTTGGGGTCGTGAGACCTTTGCCTTCGCCATTGCCTTGCAGAACCTGATCTGGGGCCTGGCGCAGCCGTTTACCGGTGCGTTGGCCGACCGTTTCGGTGCCACCAAGGCGGTGTTTGTCGGTGGGGTGCTGTACGCGGTAGGTCTGGTGTTGATGGGCATGTCCGATTCGGCGTGGTCGTTGTCCCTCAGTGCCGGCTTGCTGATTGGGATCGGCCTGTCCGGCACCTCGTTCTCGGTCATTCTCGGCGTGGTCGGCCGCGCCGTGGCGCCGGAAAAACGCAGCATGGCCATGGGGATTGCCAGCGCCGCCGGCTCCTTCGGCCAGTTCGCCATGGTCCCGGGCACCTTGGGCCTGATCAGTTGGCTGGGCTGGTCCGCCGCCTTGCTCGCACTGGGCTTGATGGTGGCGCTGATCTTGCCGCTGGTCGCCATGCTCAAGGATCGGCCGTTGCCCGTGACGGCCGGCCAGCAAACCTTGCGCGAGGCGCTCAAGGAGGCCTGTTCCCACTCTGGGTTCTGGCTGCTGGCATTCGGCTTTTTCGTCTGTGGTTTCCAGGTAGTGTTCATCGGTGTGCATCTGCCGGCTTATCTGGTGGACCAGCACTTACCCGCCACTGTTGGCACCACCGTGTTGGCGTTGATCGGGTTGTTCAATATTTTTGGTACTTACACCGCCGGTTGGCTCGGTGGGCGCATCTCCAAACCACGCCTGCTGACCGGCTTGTACCTGCTGCGCGCTGTGGTGATCGTGCTGTTTCTGTGGGCACCGGTCACGCAAGCCTCGGCCTACCTGTTCGGCATGGCCATGGGGTTCCTGTGGTTGTCCACCGTACCGCTGACCAATGGCACCGTCGCCACATTATTTGGTGTACGAAATCTCTCCATGCTCGGTGGGATTGTGTTCCTGTTCCATCAGCTCGGTTCGTTCCTTGGCGGTTGGCTGGGCGGGGTGGTCTATGATCGAACCGGCAACTACGATTTGATCTGGCAGATGGCAATTCTCTTGAGCCTGCTCGCTGCAGCCCTGAACTGGCCGGTACGTGAGCGGCCGGTGGCGCGCTTGCAGGTGCAGATGGAGGCGGCATGA
- a CDS encoding UPF0149 family protein translates to MSFAEQLTRLQAFLDADELHDEALDYVAAHGYLTALSICSEPVPDREWIDALFAEEPHYADAAQREEIESTLLALKAHIGRQLASDEEFELPCDLDLGEDPDDSDLRGWCIGFMEGVFLREAAWFETAEEEVSEMLLPIMVGSGLFDDQPEFSDIAADANLMDDMIVQIPEALTALYLLCNAPDEKPAILKPRHH, encoded by the coding sequence ATGTCCTTCGCTGAGCAACTAACCCGCCTGCAAGCCTTCCTCGACGCCGATGAGCTGCATGACGAGGCGCTGGACTATGTCGCCGCCCACGGCTACCTGACCGCCCTGTCCATTTGCTCCGAGCCTGTGCCAGATCGTGAGTGGATCGACGCCCTGTTCGCCGAGGAACCTCACTACGCCGACGCCGCACAGCGTGAAGAAATCGAATCGACCCTGCTGGCCCTCAAGGCCCACATCGGTCGCCAACTGGCCTCCGACGAGGAATTCGAGCTGCCGTGCGACCTGGACCTGGGTGAAGACCCGGACGACTCCGACCTGCGCGGCTGGTGCATCGGTTTCATGGAAGGCGTGTTCCTGCGCGAAGCCGCCTGGTTCGAAACCGCCGAGGAAGAAGTCAGCGAAATGCTGCTGCCGATCATGGTCGGTTCGGGCCTGTTCGACGACCAGCCGGAGTTCTCCGACATCGCCGCCGACGCCAACCTGATGGACGACATGATCGTACAGATCCCGGAAGCACTCACCGCCCTTTACCTGCTGTGCAACGCACCCGACGAAAAACCGGCGATCCTCAAGCCACGTCACCACTGA
- a CDS encoding MarR family winged helix-turn-helix transcriptional regulator yields the protein MLASQCLCTNLRRAARGVSRHYDGALDGFGINVAQYSLLCNLQRLDQPSISSLADAMGLDRSTLGRNLRVLEGEGLVRLVEGDDLRNRLVLLTAAGEERLAAALPAWEAAQQKLIDRLGAEKRETLLALLDELA from the coding sequence ATGCTTGCCTCCCAATGTTTATGCACCAACCTGCGACGTGCCGCCCGTGGCGTCAGCAGGCACTACGACGGCGCTCTCGACGGCTTCGGGATCAACGTCGCCCAGTATTCTTTGCTGTGTAACTTGCAGCGTCTCGACCAGCCGAGCATTTCCAGCCTGGCCGACGCCATGGGCCTGGATCGCAGCACCTTGGGGCGCAACCTGCGGGTGCTCGAAGGCGAGGGCCTGGTGCGGTTGGTCGAGGGCGATGATCTGCGCAATCGCCTGGTGTTGTTGACCGCTGCTGGCGAAGAGCGACTGGCGGCAGCGTTACCTGCCTGGGAAGCGGCGCAACAGAAACTGATCGATCGACTGGGCGCGGAAAAACGCGAAACCCTGTTGGCCTTGCTGGATGAACTCGCCTGA
- a CDS encoding OmpP1/FadL family transporter, whose protein sequence is MKKVMLKTTLSLAVAMASSHVFASGFALNEQDVAGMGTGFAGRSSTAENASTVYGNPAGMARLEGQQITGGVAVIDATTNIKDAGGRSSGSNKGDMVPFTGVPFGFYTNKLNDQWAIGFGVYAPFGLKTDYESGFQGRGFGSKSEVSVITFQPTVSYAFNDKVSIGFGPTINRIDGTLESQPNLAGLGFAGDNKVKVKGDDTALGFNAGILVQATDTTRVGLTYHSKVKYKLEGHTEVTKAATVPSFVLANNRYDASLKVDTPESWDLSVTQELNDAWKLYAGATWTRWSRLKDITINNEGVTAASGGIAAPSLVSTITEPQNWHDTWAYALGTSYQLTKQVVLRTGLSFDQSPTNNTDRSPRIPTGDRTIFSVGLGYAVMDNMTVDVAYSYLKEEPVKVNKSNALGSYSSKYENSANGFGLGVTYKF, encoded by the coding sequence ATGAAAAAAGTAATGCTCAAGACCACACTTAGCCTCGCCGTTGCCATGGCCTCTTCCCACGTCTTCGCAAGTGGCTTTGCCCTTAACGAACAAGACGTCGCTGGAATGGGGACGGGTTTCGCAGGTCGCTCCTCTACTGCCGAAAATGCAAGCACCGTTTATGGCAACCCTGCCGGTATGGCACGCCTGGAAGGTCAGCAAATTACCGGTGGTGTTGCAGTCATCGACGCCACGACCAATATCAAAGATGCTGGCGGACGCTCTTCAGGCAGCAACAAAGGCGACATGGTGCCTTTCACCGGGGTTCCATTCGGCTTCTACACCAACAAACTCAATGATCAGTGGGCAATCGGCTTCGGTGTCTACGCGCCGTTCGGCCTGAAGACCGACTACGAAAGTGGTTTCCAGGGTCGTGGGTTTGGCAGCAAAAGCGAAGTGTCGGTTATCACCTTCCAGCCGACGGTCAGCTACGCCTTCAATGACAAGGTCTCGATTGGTTTTGGTCCAACGATCAACCGTATCGACGGCACCCTGGAGTCGCAGCCAAACCTGGCGGGGTTAGGGTTTGCAGGCGACAACAAAGTCAAAGTCAAAGGCGATGATACGGCCCTGGGCTTTAACGCCGGTATTCTGGTGCAAGCCACCGACACCACTCGCGTTGGCCTGACCTACCACTCGAAAGTGAAGTACAAACTCGAAGGCCACACCGAAGTCACCAAAGCGGCTACGGTCCCATCGTTCGTGTTGGCCAACAACCGCTACGACGCATCGTTGAAAGTCGACACGCCTGAATCCTGGGACCTGTCGGTTACCCAGGAGCTCAACGACGCCTGGAAGCTGTATGCGGGTGCGACCTGGACTCGCTGGAGTCGCCTGAAAGACATCACCATCAACAACGAAGGTGTGACAGCGGCCAGCGGTGGCATAGCTGCACCTAGCCTCGTCAGCACGATCACTGAGCCACAGAACTGGCACGACACCTGGGCCTACGCCCTGGGTACTTCCTACCAGCTCACCAAGCAGGTGGTACTGCGCACCGGTCTGAGCTTCGACCAGTCGCCAACCAACAACACCGATCGTTCACCACGCATCCCTACCGGTGATCGGACCATCTTCAGTGTTGGCCTGGGCTACGCGGTGATGGATAACATGACCGTGGACGTGGCTTACTCCTACCTCAAGGAAGAGCCGGTTAAAGTTAATAAGTCCAATGCACTGGGTTCCTACAGCTCCAAGTACGAAAACAGCGCCAACGGTTTCGGCCTGGGCGTGACGTACAAGTTCTGA
- a CDS encoding SEL1-like repeat protein: protein MKFRSVSPSVTDIPQAVTAPKRFSMKVALWLLDSPRLGHNTNVKHFAGRLLKQPAREGVVAAQSRLGQLMCRECGNARDRRIGHDLLRLAARAGDRRAQRELGQVED, encoded by the coding sequence ATGAAGTTTCGCTCAGTATCACCTTCTGTTACCGACATCCCTCAGGCTGTTACCGCACCCAAGCGCTTCTCGATGAAGGTCGCCTTATGGTTGCTCGACAGCCCGCGACTGGGCCACAACACCAACGTCAAGCATTTCGCCGGGCGCTTGCTCAAGCAGCCGGCCCGCGAAGGGGTGGTCGCCGCACAGAGTCGCCTGGGGCAATTGATGTGCCGTGAATGCGGCAACGCCCGCGACCGTCGCATCGGTCACGACTTGCTGCGCCTGGCCGCGCGCGCCGGCGACCGCCGCGCCCAGCGCGAACTCGGTCAGGTCGAAGACTGA
- a CDS encoding glutathione peroxidase, with the protein MQMRWLAVPVLMAAFGGVALAADCPALLEGQLPKLRAKESIDLCQRFAGKPLVIVNTASFCGFAPQFKGLEALYQRYKGQGLEVIGVPSDDFKQEAKTGEETAKVCYVNYGVTFTMTEPQTVKGPDAVHLFKVLAEQANAPKWNFYKYVVDRQGKVIASFSSLTKPDSPDLIEAVEQALASKP; encoded by the coding sequence ATGCAGATGCGCTGGCTTGCAGTTCCCGTGCTGATGGCGGCTTTTGGCGGCGTGGCGTTGGCCGCCGATTGCCCAGCTTTGCTCGAAGGGCAATTACCCAAGCTGCGTGCGAAGGAGTCCATCGACCTGTGCCAGCGCTTTGCCGGCAAACCGTTGGTCATCGTCAATACCGCGAGCTTCTGCGGGTTCGCGCCGCAGTTCAAAGGCCTTGAAGCCTTGTATCAACGCTACAAGGGCCAAGGGCTGGAAGTGATCGGTGTACCGTCCGATGACTTCAAGCAGGAAGCCAAGACCGGCGAGGAAACCGCCAAGGTCTGTTATGTGAATTACGGTGTGACCTTCACCATGACCGAGCCGCAGACGGTCAAGGGGCCGGATGCCGTGCACCTGTTCAAGGTGCTGGCGGAGCAGGCCAATGCGCCGAAGTGGAATTTCTACAAATATGTGGTGGATCGCCAGGGCAAGGTGATCGCCAGTTTCTCCAGTCTGACCAAGCCGGACAGTCCCGATTTGATCGAGGCGGTTGAGCAGGCGCTGGCATCCAAGCCCTGA
- the cobC gene encoding alpha-ribazole phosphatase family protein translates to MTLRLDLLRHGETELGGGLRGSLDDALTPKGWEQMRAAVVARGPWDLLVSSPLQRCARFADELGARLNLPVRLEKNLQELHFGAWEGQSAATLMETDAEGLGRFWADPYGFTPPDGEPVSDFSDRVFSAVSRMHQAYAGQRVLLISHGGVMRLLLAHARGLPREQLLNVEVGHAGLFSLQVTADGVLKEVG, encoded by the coding sequence ATGACCTTGCGCCTGGACCTGTTGCGTCACGGCGAAACCGAACTGGGCGGCGGCCTGCGTGGCAGCCTGGACGACGCCCTGACGCCCAAGGGCTGGGAGCAGATGCGCGCAGCTGTGGTGGCGCGTGGGCCGTGGGATCTTTTGGTCAGCTCGCCTTTGCAGCGTTGCGCGCGGTTTGCCGATGAGTTGGGGGCTCGGCTCAATTTGCCGGTGCGGCTGGAAAAAAATCTGCAAGAGCTGCATTTCGGCGCCTGGGAAGGGCAGAGTGCAGCGACGTTGATGGAAACCGATGCCGAGGGGTTGGGGCGGTTCTGGGCCGATCCCTATGGTTTTACCCCGCCAGACGGAGAACCTGTCAGTGACTTTTCCGACCGGGTTTTCAGTGCGGTCTCACGCATGCATCAGGCCTACGCAGGCCAGCGCGTGCTGTTGATCAGCCATGGTGGTGTGATGCGCCTGTTGTTGGCCCATGCTCGCGGCTTACCCCGGGAGCAACTGCTGAATGTCGAGGTCGGTCACGCTGGTTTGTTCAGCCTGCAGGTCACGGCTGACGGCGTGTTGAAGGAAGTGGGGTAA